CCGGGTACGCCCGGGAGAGAAGCCGAGCGACTGTGCGGTGTCGGCGCCGAATCCGAAGGCGTCCAGCGCCGTCGCGGCGGTCCAGCAGACCAGCAGGCCGGCACCGGCCACCACGGCGCACAGCGTCACCGTCGGCCACGATGCCGCGGTCAGCGAACCGAGCAGCCAGAACGTCACGCTGCGGGTGTCCTGGGTGTGCGCGTCGGAGATCACTATCAGGCTGGTCACCGCGCCGAACAGCTGCGAGACGGCCACCCCGGCGAGCACGATCCGGGTCGGCTCGCCGGCTCGTCGGCCAGCCAGCAGCAGTACCGCGCCGAACGCGGCCACGCTGCCGACGAACGCGCCGGTGGTCAGATCGACCGGACCGGTGCCGATCCGGATCCCGAGCACCAGCACCGCCACCGCGCCGGTGGAGGCGCCGGCGGAGACGCCGAGCAGGAACGGGTCGGCCAGCGGGTTGCGGGTGAGCGCCTGGAGCACCGCGCCGCATACCGCCAGGCCCGCACCGACCAGCGCGGCCAGCAGCACCCGGGGCAGCCGCAGGTCCCACACGATGCTGTCCGGCAACGGCGGCAGCGGGCGGACCGGCAGGCCCAGATGAGTACCCACCGCACGCAGTACGTCGGCGACGGAGAGCTCGGCCGAGCCCACGGTTACCGCTGCCGCGACGCTGAGCAGCAGCAGGAACACGGTCAGCGGCAGAATGTACCGGGCGCCGGCCCGCCGTAGGCCGGTTGCCGGGCTGGACGAGCCTCGTTGCGCTCCGGCAGCGGGCCCGGGCGCCGGGGTGCGAAGTGGTGTGGTCGGTGGACTCATCGGCGGGCGAAGACCACGTAGTCGTCCAGGTACTGCCAGACCGTGCCGACCTCGGCGAAGCCGGCCGTACGCAGGGCGGCGAGGTGGAACTCCAGTGGGGACAGGG
The nucleotide sequence above comes from Plantactinospora soyae. Encoded proteins:
- a CDS encoding FecCD family ABC transporter permease — encoded protein: MSPPTTPLRTPAPGPAAGAQRGSSSPATGLRRAGARYILPLTVFLLLLSVAAAVTVGSAELSVADVLRAVGTHLGLPVRPLPPLPDSIVWDLRLPRVLLAALVGAGLAVCGAVLQALTRNPLADPFLLGVSAGASTGAVAVLVLGIRIGTGPVDLTTGAFVGSVAAFGAVLLLAGRRAGEPTRIVLAGVAVSQLFGAVTSLIVISDAHTQDTRSVTFWLLGSLTAASWPTVTLCAVVAGAGLLVCWTAATALDAFGFGADTAQSLGFSPGRTRLLLFGVTALVAATLVAASGAIGFVGLTVPHAVRFMIGSRHRALIPSCAVTGAIFLIWADTAARTVFSPQELPVGVLTALLGVPVFALVMRHRAGTS